In Qingrenia yutianensis, the genomic stretch CGGATGGCAAAAGAAATCCTTAACTTGAGATCGCATTTTCTTTGGTAAAACTTCCGTTGTATTCTTCTGCACCAGCTTTAAATCCCCGGGCCACCCATTTTTTTCTTTATCTCTAAAATACAATTCAGTAAGAATTCCTTCATTATTATGAATGCTATTAAAATAGTCCCACACATGATAGGTCATTAGTTTATCGCAAAACAGACCAATTAGCAGATAATTTTCACGTTTTAAATGAAATTTTCGAATAACATTAGATATTCCTTGAATTGCACAACTTGTTCCCGTAACAATTATCTTCTCTTCTCTATGTGCAAGCATATATCGCACAACGTCCTCTTGAGAAACTGATATGTACCTAGATTTCTCACTTCCTGTTACTTGTTCAGGTTCTTTGCATATTTCAGTCTTGACCGTTGTTTCAAAATTATTCGACTTTACAACAAAGGCAGCTACATATCCATAAACACTTTTTTCTCTGAGTAATGTGGAAATTATACTTGAAATAACTCCACCAGATGTTGCTTTTTTTAACAATGCCTCATTAGTGGTATGACATATCTCTGTGGCTTTATAATCGCCTATACAATATGTTTTCACCTCATTTGATTTTAGAGATACCGCTTCATCTATGCCTGATTTACCCGGGCAAACATCAACACAAAGACCACATTGAATGCAATTTTCTTCATGTATTCTTGGTGTCGGTATTCCTTTTTTCATTTCCAATGAAATTGCCGATTTAGGGCAA encodes the following:
- a CDS encoding 4Fe-4S binding protein, translating into MSKSIQQVVNSGQCCSCGICTGVCPKSAISLEMKKGIPTPRIHEENCIQCGLCVDVCPGKSGIDEAVSLKSNEVKTYCIGDYKATEICHTTNEALLKKATSGGVISSIISTLLREKSVYGYVAAFVVKSNNFETTVKTEICKEPEQVTGSEKSRYISVSQEDVVRYMLAHREEKIIVTGTSCAIQGISNVIRKFHLKRENYLLIGLFCDKLMTYHVWDYFNSIHNNEGILTELYFRDKEKNGWPGDLKLVQKNTTEVLPKKMRSQVKDFFCHP